Below is a window of Humulus lupulus chromosome 9, drHumLupu1.1, whole genome shotgun sequence DNA.
tatattctcttcttcttctccaatcGTATTCTTCATGGGCAACTTCACCCAATTCAACGGCTGAAAACTTCATTGAATGTGTCTCAATCAATTCTGAGCTTTCAGTTCCAGTCGTCACAACCCTCTTCACACCAAACACTTGTTCATTCACTTCTGTTCTCGGATTCACACCAACTAATCTCAGGTTTTTGGAGCCCTCAGTTCCCAAACCCCAGTTCATCTTTACTCCCGTCCATGATTCCCATGTCCAAGCAGCCGTGATTTGCTCAAAAAAGCTAGGCTTCCATCTCAGAGTTCGAAGTGGAGGCCACGACTATGAAGGAGTTTCCTACGTCTCCGAGATCGAAACTCCATTCATTGTCATAGATCTCATCAACCTTCGACTCGTCGATGTTGACATCGAAGATAACTCGGCTTGGGTTCAGGCTGGCGCAACTCTCGGAGAACTTTACTATAGAATTTCTCAGAAAAGCAAACTCCATGGCTTCCCAGCCGGGATTTGTCCGAGTGTGGGAATTGGCGGGCATATAACTGGTGGAGGCTATGGCGCTATGTTGAGAAAATATGGCCTCGCAGCTGATAATGTTGTCGACGCTCGAATTGTCGACGTTAACGGTCAAATTCTTGATAGAGAAATGATGGGAGAGGACTTGTTTTGGGCGATCCGTGGTGGTGGCGGAGGAAGCTTTGGAATCATTCTTTGGTGGAAGATTAAGCTCGTACCGGTGCCTGAAACAGTGACGTTTTTTAGAGTTGGTAAGTTTTATTAGTTATTGTATTGGAGTGTTTGTGCATTGCTGAGTTTTGTGTTGTAGGAAAGAATTACAACATTTCCATATGAAaatatatttgaaaataaaattgagCCCTATATTTGcagcaaaataaataaataaattgagcTCTGTATTAAACAAGCTATATATATCTTTCGAGCATAATgaatttatcatatatatattcatatgtaTAAATCCGTAAACCTGCTACCGATGGATTTATTAATTCATATTGGATGGAATTGTCAAATAACGTGTTTCGTAATAATCCTTCCAATTCTATAAAAATGATCATCTATagatatatcatatatatatataccatagCTTAGTACAAAAATAAACCATATTCTAATTAACCTTACCAAACTTTGACTCAGCAGCCCTTTGAAAATCCAGCGAAAACATTATTATATGTATTTATAAACTGACACCATTGTCTATAAAAAGGAGAGCAAAATCGAGCTTAATTTAGATAGAGATATACTTATTAAATATGTTTCCAAAAATATCATCCGTAGCAGTACGCCAACTATTGctatattctcttcttcttctccaatcGTATTCTTCATGGGCAACTTCACCCAATTCAACGGCTGAAAACTTCATTGAATGTGTCTCAATCAATTCTGAGCTTTCAGTTCCAGTCGTCACAACCCTCTTCACACCAAACACTTGTTCATTCACTTCTGTTCTCGGATTCACACCAACTAATCTCAGGTTTTTGGAGCCCTCAGTTCCCAAACCCCAGTTCATCTTTACTCCCGTCCATGATTCCCATGTCCAAGCAGCCGTGATTTGCTCAAAAAAGCTAGGCTTCCATCTCAGAGTTCGAAGTGGAGGCCACGACTATGAAGGAGTTTCCTACGTCTCCGAGATCGAAACTCCATTCATTGTCATAGATCTCATCAACCTTCGACTCGTCGATGTTGACATCGAAGATAACTCGGCTTGGGTTCAGGCTGGCGCAACTCTCGGAGAACTTTACTATAGAATTTCTCAGAAAAGCAAACTCCATGGCTTCCCAGCCGGGATTTGTCCGAGTGTGGGAATTGGCGGGCATATAACTGGTGGAGGCTATGGCGCTATGTTGAGAAAATATGGCCTCGCAGCTGATAATGTTGTCGACGCTCGAATTGTCGACGTTAACGGTCAAATTCTTGATAGAGAAATGATGGGAGAGGACTTGTTTTGGGCGATCCGTGGTGGTGGCGGAGGAAGCTTTGGAATCATTCTTTGGTGGAAGATTAAGCTCGTACCGGTGCCTGAAACAGTGACGTTTTTTAGAGTTGGTAAGACGTTGGAACAAGGTGCCACGAAGCTCGTCTATCGGTGGCAACAAGTTATGGATAAGCTtgatgaagatctcttcattaaCGTTCTTTTCCAGATTGCTAATTCAAGCACCAATACTAATCAGAGAACACTCAGGATTAGTTACAATGCACTATTTCTTGGTGACGCTAATAGGCTCCTTAAAGTTCTTGGGAATGGTTTTCCTGAATTGGGTTTGGAGCGAAAAGATTGCATGGAAATGAGCTGGGTTgaatcagttctttatgtcgacggataCCCGAAAGGAACACCTGTCCAAAGCCTTCTCCAGGCCAAAAATAGATTCAGAACTTACTTCAAAGCAAAATCAGACTTTGTCACAACTCCAATACCTGAAAAAGCCCTAGAAGGACTCTGGTCAAGGATGTTGAAGGAGGAGGGTCCAGCTATGGTTTGGACTCCATTTGGAGGAAAGATGAGCAAGATTTTGGATTCGAAAATTCCATACCCTCACAGAAAGGGAATCCTTTTCATGAGTCAGTACTTAACTACCTGGACAGATGGAGACAAAGACCCACAAAGGCATATTGATTGGATTAGGGAGTTGTATGAGTATATGACTCCTTATGTTTCCAACTCTCCAAGACAAGCTTATGTCAATTATAGAGATCTTGATTTGGGGATTAATAAGAAGAACATGAAATTCAATTGGGCAAGTACTGATCATTGGGGTATAAAGTATTACAATAGGGATAACTTTAAGAGATTGGTACGTGTGAAGAGCAAAGTTGATCCCCACAACTTCTTCAGGCATGAACAGAGCATTCCACCTTTAAATTACTAGACTATATTTCTATAACTAATAAGTATGAATAATTTGGGAAGATAATTATGTATTTTTCTCACATGTACACGTAATGTACGTTATgaaatttttcttaatttatttttaatatcgTCTTAATTAATTGGAAGATGGAAATATATTATTGAAGTTTGTTGGACTTTTGATTAATAATCTTTATATGATCGTGTAGGTAATCTTTACATGTGCAATTTATGTACTTCATTATTTTTTCGAATATAAACTGTTTTTCAAGTAATATATGTATGTTGTTGTAACTTGTCACGTGGGGCATCAATTTTTAATGCAATAAGATTGTGCTCAAGTGAACACGAAAGCCCAACGCGACAGCCATGATTTAATTGTAATATTTACGTTGTGATGCATAAGTCCAACGCGACAGCCATGATTTAATTGTAATATTTACGTTCAGCCATGATTTAATTGTAATATTTACGTTGTGATGCATAAGTCCAACGTGACAGCCATGGTTTAATTGTAATATTTCACGTGCAGAAAAGTTAAGTGATACATAATATTTATAAGAGGTGAAGTCATAGACACAAATAATTAAATGTAAGAATCTCATAAAGCATGTTACCAgaaattaatctaaaaaaatagagagagagagagagagagagcactgGCTGTGCTGGGTCACTAGTCACTTGTAAGTGTTTAATTCCATTTATCGGCCTTTTACTTCAGATTATATTAATGTTTAAAAGCtgttttgtctattttttttcttagatTCCTTTCAAAGTATGTCCACAATTTACAATATTCGGATGTCTGTTTTGCCGTCCTTTTGTTACTGATTCGCATGTTCGTTGCTAGAACTATGAATTTCATAGCTAAAAGCTCTGGTAATAACAATGTCGTTGCTAAATGTTGTCGCCAGAAAACGGTCGCTAGATCTTTTCGTTTAGTGATGAAGTAGAAAAATGTTGTCGCCAGACCTTCTAGTGACAATTTGTGATAAAGACACTTGAATTTTAAATATTCAAGGGTCTCTAGTGACCGACTTATGTAATgacaatatgtatatatatatatatatgtatttatttttataaaactgaAATATTTACATTAGCATTagattaaaacataaatataaactATTAAATGCTTAAGTTTACAAGAATttgttaattaaaagaaaaagtcatcctataaataaagaaaaacatgTAAGTAAGAGTCTTATTGCCTCGGTCGAGTAGGATCCACATTATTGGGTGTATGTCGCGACTGTTGAGATCCAAATGTGCTCctctttataattaattaatttcttttttttggcaaaatatatactaaattattaataaaaaatatccaacaatatatataattttttaatttaataatatattttttaaaaaatatattaaacatTCTCCAATCCTAAAAATTATTGTATCTCTAAACCCCACATAAATAAATCACAATTAACAAATATTTCATATAATTTTTGgagtaaataataaataaataggaTATTAGCGGTGAAACTCCTTATGTAGTTTATTTTATTACACTTAACTCCTTATGTAGAGATTTTGGCAACCAAACTACTCACCGTTATCTCAAACTAGAGACCCACGTGGCAACACCTTGTTGGagcaaaaataatttttttttaatatttaaacatttataactatttttctttttaaaaaaaggtaataacattttatatatattaaatcatttatttataacttaatatattttttaaataattttaatataaaaaatccTAACAACCATTACTTGCTTGAATCCCAACTAAATCGAATAACAGGAAGAAAGAAGAACACAACGAAAGAAGAACACGAAGAGGAGAAAAAACTCGGCACATCATTTAACTTCATCTTGGGATTAGGGCTTTAAGTGTATCAAAATACACATGGAAGGACGAAGCTCAACTAATCGGCTAGCTTGTCATTGTCGACCACCAAGATCCGTTGTGGTAAGAACATCTTGGACGACCAAAAACCCAAGAAGAAGATTCAAAAGCTGCTACAAGGTCAGGTAATATGTATGTTACTGTTTAATTTTTTGGGTTCAAGAAGAGTATAGGCCATTGCCTCAATTTTCTTGGATTGTTTGATGAGGTCAGATTCATGGTGGCTGTAACTATTTTGAATTGGTAGACCGTCCCATTTTCCAACAATCTAAGAATGTTATTGCAGAACTATTAAGAACAATCAAGGACCTACAATTAGAGAATTCATCAATGAGGATGACAGACGTTTCAGGTGGATATTTTCAAATGAATGCTTCAGTGGGATGTTTTTCATGTGGTGCTTTAAATGTTGTAAATTGTGAAAGTGTATGTTTGGGGGAATGCATGGTAAAATTGGATGGAACGATTGAAAATGGCTTGAAAATAACTTGGAATATTTTGTGCTTGTTTCTTATATATTTATTGGTTGCGGTGTTGTGGGAAAAATCAATGCAATCTTGAAGCTTTAAAATATTGCTTCTGTTTTGTAAAAGTTTTGggatttatatatacatatatatgtatatatatatatatatgctctgCTTCTTAGTGATCTTCTACTGTAGggaaaaaattgacttttctGCCCTACACCAACTCACAGACACATTAGCAAAACCAAGGTCACAAATGACCTTTCAACTATCACGTGTGTGGACCAAAATGACCACAGAGTTCAATGAATATTCAGCTAATAGATTAAAACATTTGACCTGACTTCTATCTATGCAGAGTTGAACAAGACTTCGAGAACTCATGCACAAACCTTTCAGAAATCAGAAGCAATCAACAAGTTAAAGCAatcagaagaaagaaaaataaagagaagatgCAAGACAACAATTTTATCGAGGTTCACCCCAATCTGGGTTACGTCCTCGTTGAGCTCTCCTCAGGGAAGCTCAGATCTGCACTAGACATTCAATTTGGTACATCAATGATCAAGGAATCCATGCCACAGTCTCGACAGGTAATCCTTCCTTCCTTCTCTCAgtatttcctttccttttctgtatttcttttcttcttagaatCCTTACAAATAAACCCCTTTCTTACAAACTCTCTCTGTATCTTTTTCCTTCTCAAGAGTCAACCAAGAGGTGAACCCCTTTTACAAGAGTGGTCAAGCCTCACACTCACAAcccctttctttccttttttttgcTCTTCAGAATTTTCAGGTAATATCTCATCTTAGATCTAagtacatctatatatatatatatatatatatatatatatatatgcatgagacaaaaaaaaaaatgttgccGTAAACAGTTGGGTTAATTAGATGTTGTATCTAGATTCTGTTAGGCTTGCTGAGTTGGTTGTAACTGATGTTCTGTTTGTTTCTTGTTTTGACAGCTCATGAGGGAATTTACTCCACAATTTCCACCTACATTCCCTTATGAGCTGTGGGTCTAGTGCAGTTCTTTCACTGAGGGTCTTAGCTCAATAGATCCCTAAGTTATCCTCCATGATCGATCCCCAACAAATCGATACAGTGTCTGAACTTAGTTAGAGATACAACTTTAGTTCCCATATCCGCAGGGTTTTCTTCAGTAGGGACCTTTTCTATTAGGATCAATCCTTGTGTGACTTTATCTCTGATGAAATGGTATTTGATCTCAACATGTTTAGTTCTGTCATGGAATACTGGGTTCTTACATAGGTGTATGCAGCTTTGACTATCTGTGTAAATTGTAGGAGTCCCTTTAAGTAGCTTTAGTTCCTCCATTAAGCCTCTTATTCATACGGCCTCTTTAATAGCTGCTGTAGTAACAACATATTCTGATTTTGTAGTTGAAAGAGCAACCACTGACTGTAATTGTACTTTCCAGCTAACACAATTCCCCCTATTAAGAAAAAATAAGCTGAGGTAGATCTCCCACTGTCTCTGTCGCCAGCGTAGTCTGCATCACAATAGCCTTCAATTGTAGTTCTTGCCTGTTGACTATTATACACCAAACCAACTTTAGTTGACCCAACCAAATATCTGAATAGCCATTTCATAGCTTGCCAGTGTTCTTTTCTAGCgttagacatatatttacttagCACACTTATTGCATATGCAAGGTCAGGTCTAGTGCACACCATTAGATACATAATAGAGCATACTGCATTTGCATAAGGAACCTTTCTCATATAATCCTGATCTTCTTTATTCTTGGGACACTGTTCTTTAGAAAGTTGATGCTGATTTGTTATAGGCTGCTTTGTTAACTTAGCATCCTTCATTGAGAACCTCTCAATGATTTTGTGAATATAGTCTTCCTGGTTCAGCATTAGCTTTCCTTTTCCTCTGTCTCTTGATATGGTGATCCCTAATATCTTGGTAGCTATTCCAAGATCCTTCATCTCAAATTCAGATTTGAGTACACCTTTTACCATGTTAACTTTAGACCTTTCCTTGCTAATAAttagcatatcatctacatacaacaGTAAGTAGATGACCTCATTAATTTGAGTCCCTTTAAAATATAAGCAAGTGACAAAATAACTTCTTGTGAACCCTTGTTTTGTCATAAAAGCATCAAATCTCTTGTTCCATTGCCTAGGAGACTGCTTAAGTCCATACAACGACTTCATTAGCTTGCAAACAAGATCCCCTTTCCCTTTAAGTTCGAATCCTTTAGGTTGTTCCATGTAGATGTCTTCCTCAAGTTCTCCATGTAAAAATGTCGTAGTAATATCCATTTGGTCTATTTCCATGTTGAATTGAGTTGCCAGAGACAGTATAATCCTTATAGTCTTGTATTTTACCACTGGTGAAAATATTTATGTATAGTCAATCCCTTCATTCTGTGTAAATCCCTTTGCCTCTAATCTTTCCTTAAATCTCATTGGTTCTTCTTTATTTCTGCCTTCTTTAAGTTTGTACAACCACTTGCATGCCACAACACTCTTTCCTTTAGGTCTGCTAGTAAGTTTCCAAGTTAGGTTTTTCTTCAGAGTTCCATTTCTTCCTCCATGGCCTTGACCCATTTCTTTGAATCTTTGCTTGAAATCGCTTCTTCATATGTAACTGGTTCATTCATGCACTGTCAGCAGTACTTACTAAAGCATAGGCATTTTTTTCATCCCAAATATTATAGCTGAATCTCTGTGTAGGCTTAGATGTTCTCTTAATTCTATCTCTGGTCAGCTGGTATTCTGTTAGGTCCACCCCTTTATTTTCAGCAATGTTTTCAGCTTCATTTTCAATCTGAATAGCAGCTTGTTCCACCTGAACTGGTTCCACCTGATTAGCATCAGGTTCTGGGTATAAATGTTTCACCTGAATATTATCAGGTTGAAAAACTAATGTAGAACCTGCAGGGTTAGTAACTTGTATTCCTGCACTTGGGTTAGTATCAAATAAACAGGGAAAAACATGTTCTTGAAATATAACATCTCTACATATAGGATTTTTAAATCCCCCTTTTTCTTTAACCCATAATCTGTACCATTTAACACCATCAAGGTACCCCAAGAATACACATTTTACTACCCTAGGTTCCAACTTCCCAATAATTTGGTGTGCATAAGCTGCACAACCAAAAACCCTTAAATTTGTTAGATCTGGTGGTTTCCCACACCATTTTTCTTCAGGTGTCTTAAGTTCTATGGCACTAGAGGGGCATCTATTAATTAAATATGTTGTTGTCAAAACAGCCTCTCCCCAAAACCCCTTTGATAAACCTGAGTTAATTAACATACACCTAGCCTTATTTAGTATAGTTCTATTCATCCTTTCAGCCACCCCATTTTGTTGGGGAGTAAGTCTAACTGTTCTATGCCTTTGGATCCCATTATCTTGACAGTAAGTATTCAATTGATCATTACAAAATTTTAGGCCATTATCAGTTCTTAACACTTTGATTTTCCTATTTGTTTGGTTTTCTATTAGTACCTTCCAGTGAACAAATTTTTGGAAAGCTTCACTTTTATTTTTAAGTAAGAAAACCCAAACTTTTCTTGAAAAATCATCTATTATTGACATAAAATAAGAACAGCCCCCATGAGTATTAACCTTTTCAGGTCCCCATAAATCAGAATGTATATAGTCAAGAATGCCTCTAGATTTATGTATTCCATCTTTAAATTTTAATCTATGATGTTTTCCAAGAATACAATATTCACAAAAGTCAACTTTAGTTACCTTATCTTTACCTAATAATTGTTGTTCACTCATGATTTGTAAGCCTTTTTCACTGATGTGTCCCAATCTTCTATGCCATAGTATTGcatttgtaacgacccgaatttgctaatcaggcttagggccttgattagtgtgactggagggcaataagtgatttaatatgcttatatgtggatttatgtgaatatatgattatgatgcatgcttaattgagttaaatgtgcatgtgggccccgtctagatattaggggcataagtgtgataaatgagataaatgttgtatatatgtgatatgtctgtagagcacgatccgagacagtcctggggagcgattAGCCAGAGTGTCACAACAGGGTAGAGATTAGgactcgaggcgagtcgaggggtaatttgggtattagatgagttatggggttatcgggacatgaaaataaatatttggagatatattcgtggatagaatgtctaggcgggaatatttgagaaatttaccattttgcccttggggacgttttggtaccccgagccttgaggtaaccctttagacttaagtcaaataaaacaaaaagggagagTTGTTTAGAAACTTGAGGAAACCGACACATATTTCCCTTGAACTGAAGATAGCTcttgcctctctctctctctttcactctctaaggtaAAACTTAAAGGGAACTCAGAGGAATTGGCTAGGAAttaaagggatttcagctgggatactctagggacttgaagcttgaagattgagGCATAGGGGGAGCTGGTTCAGAAGCTTAATTCAATAAGAGGTAAGTTCTAATTAATAAGATTTggtcttgaatttctgctggttttgaGGATTGCAAGTTGGTCAAGTTTGGTCTACTTTTGGGTgccttagctgagttttggagtaggattcaatggggttttagtgttgttattgagctggaatgatggtgttaattatctaggattgttagtctggttttggtgaggattggcttaaagaaaaggtagaaaactgatgaggaattctgggttcggaggtgagagtcgcggccctaggaggggtgcgccgcggcccgtgtgcgcgcgcgaccatgggaggctgagaagcTCATGCGCGCAACGACCTGTGTGGGGGTCaatgaggtgctagcctctgtttcgaggctagccgcggctcttgtgggtggggccacgacccttagtgccagtttgagtttttagggtattttaggtttgggaactcaaggggtaaggctcggggtggattttatcacccggactGATAAgattcaaggacccggaggttagggttatggctcgaatttatttattggattagaatttgatggatggacgttgttaatgtgttgtgactagggtttcggcgaggctcacgttagaggactgtgctcggggcatcggtgctcagaaagctcggaa
It encodes the following:
- the LOC133800455 gene encoding berberine bridge enzyme-like 26, which translates into the protein MFPKISSVAVRQLLLYSLLLLQSYSSWATSPNSTAENFIECVSINSELSVPVVTTLFTPNTCSFTSVLGFTPTNLRFLEPSVPKPQFIFTPVHDSHVQAAVICSKKLGFHLRVRSGGHDYEGVSYVSEIETPFIVIDLINLRLVDVDIEDNSAWVQAGATLGELYYRISQKSKLHGFPAGICPSVGIGGHITGGGYGAMLRKYGLAADNVVDARIVDVNGQILDREMMGEDLFWAIRGGGGGSFGIILWWKIKLVPVPETVTFFRVGKTLEQGATKLVYRWQQVMDKLDEDLFINVLFQIANSSTNTNQRTLRISYNALFLGDANRLLKVLGNGFPELGLERKDCMEMSWVESVLYVDGYPKGTPVQSLLQAKNRFRTYFKAKSDFVTTPIPEKALEGLWSRMLKEEGPAMVWTPFGGKMSKILDSKIPYPHRKGILFMSQYLTTWTDGDKDPQRHIDWIRELYEYMTPYVSNSPRQAYVNYRDLDLGINKKNMKFNWASTDHWGIKYYNRDNFKRLVRVKSKVDPHNFFRHEQSIPPLNY